One window of Mus caroli chromosome 11, CAROLI_EIJ_v1.1, whole genome shotgun sequence genomic DNA carries:
- the Zfp62 gene encoding zinc finger protein 62 homolog isoform X2 codes for MSYLKTSMEDEDSSKRNENDSNADSQCPNVGFFHKDHMQKSETGDTCDWVEKQLERPKWKILKEGKSSIREMIDTHTKTANIKLEQDDETSEKSFYPSTNTMHQTIPTEPKCTKQGEHTENINGNVHPAHIADKKSHKCDECGKSFKYNSRLVQHKIMHTGEKRYECDDCRGTFRSSSSLRVHKRIHTGEKPYKCDECGKAYMSYSSLINHKSTHSGEKNCKCDECGKSFNYSSVLDQHKRIHTGEKPYECGECGKAFRNSSGLRVHKRIHTGEKPYECDTCGKTFSNSSGLRVHKRIHTGEKPYECDECGKAFITCRTLLNHKSIHFGDKPYKCDECEKSFNYSSLLIQHKVIHTGEKPYECDECGKAFRNSSGLIVHKRIHTGEKPYKCDICGKAFSYSSGLAVHKSIHPGKKAHECKDCGKSFSYNSLLLQHKTIHTGERPYVCDVCGKTFRNNSGLKVHRRLHTGEKPYKCDVCGKAYISRSSLKNHKGIHMGEKPYKCSYCEKSFNYSSALEQHKRIHTREKPFGCDECGKAFRNNSGLKVHKRIHTGERPYKCEECGKAYISLSSLINHKSVHPGEKPFKCDECEKAFITYRTLLNHKKIHLGEKPYKCDVCEKSFNYTSLLSQHKRVHTREKPFECDRCEKVFRNNSSLKVHKRIHTGEKPYECDICGKAYISHSSLINHKSTHPGKTSYTCDECGKAFFSSRTLISHKRVHLGEKPFKCVECGKSFSYSSLLSQHKRIHTGEKPYVCDWCGKAFRNSSGLTVHKRIHTGEKPYGCDECEKAYISHSSLINHKSVHRGKQPYNCECGKSFNYRSVLDQHKRIHTGKKPYRCNDCGKAFNIRSNLTKHKRIHTGEESLNMANMESHSGTFQKMIYYEGGNSLDGTRMQMPLWEAEHAKSQRNQIEEKLYEYKNF; via the exons A TGTCATATTTGAAGACAAGCATGGAGGATGAGGACTCATCtaaaaggaatgaaaatgatTCAAATGCAGACTCTCAGTGCCCAAATGTGGGATTTTTTCACAAGGATCATATGCAGAAATCTGAGACCGGTGACACTTGTGACTGGGTAGAGAAGCAGTTGGAAAGGCCTAAATGGAAAATACTGAAGGAAGGCAAAAGTAGCATCAGAGAAATGAttgacacacatacaaaaacagcAAATATAAAACTAGAGCAGGATGATGAGACATCTGAGAAAAGTTTCTACCCAAGTACAAATACAATGCATCAGACTATCCCCACAGAACCAAAATGTACTAAACAAGGTGAGCACACAGAGAACATTAATGGAAACGTACACCCTGCTCATATTGCTGATAAGAAATCACATAAGTGTGATGAGTGTGGAAAATCCTTCAAATACAATTCTCGTCTTGTTCAACATAAAATTATGCACACTGGAGAAAAGCGCTACGAGTGTGATGACTGTAGGGGGACTTTTCGGAGTAGCTCCAGTCTTCGAGTCCACAAGCGCATCCATACTGGGGAAAAGCCCTATAAGTGTGATGAGTGTGGCAAAGCCTACATGTCCTACTCTAGCCTTATAAACCACAAAAGCACTCATTCTGGGGAGAAGAACTGCAAATGTGACGAATGTGGAAAATCCTTCAATTATAGTTCTGTTCTGGACCAGCATAAAAGgatccacactggagagaagccctatgaatgtggGGAGTGTGGAAAGGCCTTCAGAAACAGTTCTGGTTTGAGAGTCCACAAAAGGATCCACACAGgggagaagccctatgaatgtgaTACCTGTGGGAAAACCTTCAGTAATAGTTCTGGCCTGAGGGTCCACAAAAGGATCCATACAggtgagaaaccctatgaatgtgatGAATGTGGGAAGGCATTCATTACTTGCAGAACACTTCTAAATCATAAAAGCATCCACTTTGGTGATAAACCTTATAAATGTGATGAGTGTGAGAAATCTTTTAATTATAGCTCTCTCCTCATTCAGCATAAAGTCATCCACACTGgtgagaaaccttatgaatgtgaTGAATGTGGGAAGGCCTTCAGGAACAGCTCAGGCCTTATAGTGCATAAAAGGATCCACACAGGCGAGAAACCTTACAAGTGTGATATCTGTGGCAAAGCATTCAGCTATAGTTCAGGCCTTGCAGTCCATAAAAGCATTCATCCTGGAAAGAAAGCCCATGAATGTAAAGACTGTGGCAAGTCCTTTAGTTATAACTCACTTCTTCTTCAGCATAAGACCATTCATACTGGAGAAAGACcttatgtatgtgatgtgtgtggcaAAACGTTCAGGAACAATTCAGGTCTCAAAGTCCATCGGAGACTCCATACTGGGGAAAAACCATATAAGTGTGATGTATGTGGGAAGGCCTATATCTCACGCTCAAGCcttaaaaatcacaaaggaatCCACATGGGGGAGAAGCCCTATAAATGCAGCTATTGTGAGAAATCTTTCAACTACAGTTCTGCCCTTGAACAACATAAAAGGATTCATACAAGGGAGAAGCCCTTTGGGTGTGATGAGTGTGGAAAAGCCTTCAGAAACAATTCAGGCCTTAAAGTACATAAGCGAATTCACACGGGGGAGAGACCTTACAAATGTGAAGAATGTGGAAAAGCCTACATCTCACTCTCAAGCCTTATAAATCATAAAAGTGTACACCCTGGGGAAAAGCCCTTTAAGTGTGATGAGTGTGAGAAAGCCTTCATCACATATAGAACACTTCTAAACCACAAAAAAATTCATCTTGGAGAAAAGCCCTATAAATGCGATGTGTGTGAGAAATCTTTTAACTACACCTCACTCCTTTCTCAACACAAAAGAGTTCATACTAGAGAGAAACCCTTTGAATGTGACAGGTGTGAGAAGGTCTTCAGAAACAACTCAAGCCTTAAAGTGCATAAAAGAAtacacactggggagaagccctATGAGTGTGACATATGTGGAAAAGCCTACATCTCACACTCAAGCCTTATTAACCATAAAAGTACACACCCTGGCAAGACGTCCTATACATGTGATGAATGTGGAAAAGCATTTTTCTCAAGCAGAACTCTTATAAGCCATAAGAGAGTCCATCTTGGGGAAAAACCCTTCAAGTGTGTTGAGTGTGGGAAGTCGTTCAGCTACAGCTCACTTCTTTCCCAACACAAGAGGATCCACACAGGGGAGAAACCTTATGTATGTGATTGGTGTGGGAAGGCATTCAGGAACAGCTCAGGCCTCACAGTACATAAAAGGATCCATACAGGGGAAAAACCCTATGGGTGTGATGAATGTGAAAAAGCATACATTTCACACTCAAGTCTTATTAATCATAAAAGTGTCCACCGTGGGAAGCAGCCCTATAATTGTGAGTGTGGGAAATCTTTCAATTACAGATCTGTCCTTGACCAACATAAAAGAATCCACACTGGAAAAAAGCCATATCGATGTAATGATTGTGGGAAGGCATTTAATATCAGGTCAAACCTTACCAAGCACAAAAGAATCCATACAGGAGAGGAATCTTTAAATATGGCAAATATGGAAAGTCATAGTGGCACATTCCAGAAGATGATCTACTATGAGGGAGGGAATTCTCTGGATGGGACCAGAATGCAGATGCCTTTGTGGGAGGCAGAGCATGCCAAGTCTCAAAGAaatcaaatagaagaaaaactttaTGAATATAAGAATTTCTGA
- the Zfp62 gene encoding zinc finger protein 62 homolog isoform X3, with the protein MEDEDSSKRNENDSNADSQCPNVGFFHKDHMQKSETGDTCDWVEKQLERPKWKILKEGKSSIREMIDTHTKTANIKLEQDDETSEKSFYPSTNTMHQTIPTEPKCTKQGEHTENINGNVHPAHIADKKSHKCDECGKSFKYNSRLVQHKIMHTGEKRYECDDCRGTFRSSSSLRVHKRIHTGEKPYKCDECGKAYMSYSSLINHKSTHSGEKNCKCDECGKSFNYSSVLDQHKRIHTGEKPYECGECGKAFRNSSGLRVHKRIHTGEKPYECDTCGKTFSNSSGLRVHKRIHTGEKPYECDECGKAFITCRTLLNHKSIHFGDKPYKCDECEKSFNYSSLLIQHKVIHTGEKPYECDECGKAFRNSSGLIVHKRIHTGEKPYKCDICGKAFSYSSGLAVHKSIHPGKKAHECKDCGKSFSYNSLLLQHKTIHTGERPYVCDVCGKTFRNNSGLKVHRRLHTGEKPYKCDVCGKAYISRSSLKNHKGIHMGEKPYKCSYCEKSFNYSSALEQHKRIHTREKPFGCDECGKAFRNNSGLKVHKRIHTGERPYKCEECGKAYISLSSLINHKSVHPGEKPFKCDECEKAFITYRTLLNHKKIHLGEKPYKCDVCEKSFNYTSLLSQHKRVHTREKPFECDRCEKVFRNNSSLKVHKRIHTGEKPYECDICGKAYISHSSLINHKSTHPGKTSYTCDECGKAFFSSRTLISHKRVHLGEKPFKCVECGKSFSYSSLLSQHKRIHTGEKPYVCDWCGKAFRNSSGLTVHKRIHTGEKPYGCDECEKAYISHSSLINHKSVHRGKQPYNCECGKSFNYRSVLDQHKRIHTGKKPYRCNDCGKAFNIRSNLTKHKRIHTGEESLNMANMESHSGTFQKMIYYEGGNSLDGTRMQMPLWEAEHAKSQRNQIEEKLYEYKNF; encoded by the coding sequence ATGGAGGATGAGGACTCATCtaaaaggaatgaaaatgatTCAAATGCAGACTCTCAGTGCCCAAATGTGGGATTTTTTCACAAGGATCATATGCAGAAATCTGAGACCGGTGACACTTGTGACTGGGTAGAGAAGCAGTTGGAAAGGCCTAAATGGAAAATACTGAAGGAAGGCAAAAGTAGCATCAGAGAAATGAttgacacacatacaaaaacagcAAATATAAAACTAGAGCAGGATGATGAGACATCTGAGAAAAGTTTCTACCCAAGTACAAATACAATGCATCAGACTATCCCCACAGAACCAAAATGTACTAAACAAGGTGAGCACACAGAGAACATTAATGGAAACGTACACCCTGCTCATATTGCTGATAAGAAATCACATAAGTGTGATGAGTGTGGAAAATCCTTCAAATACAATTCTCGTCTTGTTCAACATAAAATTATGCACACTGGAGAAAAGCGCTACGAGTGTGATGACTGTAGGGGGACTTTTCGGAGTAGCTCCAGTCTTCGAGTCCACAAGCGCATCCATACTGGGGAAAAGCCCTATAAGTGTGATGAGTGTGGCAAAGCCTACATGTCCTACTCTAGCCTTATAAACCACAAAAGCACTCATTCTGGGGAGAAGAACTGCAAATGTGACGAATGTGGAAAATCCTTCAATTATAGTTCTGTTCTGGACCAGCATAAAAGgatccacactggagagaagccctatgaatgtggGGAGTGTGGAAAGGCCTTCAGAAACAGTTCTGGTTTGAGAGTCCACAAAAGGATCCACACAGgggagaagccctatgaatgtgaTACCTGTGGGAAAACCTTCAGTAATAGTTCTGGCCTGAGGGTCCACAAAAGGATCCATACAggtgagaaaccctatgaatgtgatGAATGTGGGAAGGCATTCATTACTTGCAGAACACTTCTAAATCATAAAAGCATCCACTTTGGTGATAAACCTTATAAATGTGATGAGTGTGAGAAATCTTTTAATTATAGCTCTCTCCTCATTCAGCATAAAGTCATCCACACTGgtgagaaaccttatgaatgtgaTGAATGTGGGAAGGCCTTCAGGAACAGCTCAGGCCTTATAGTGCATAAAAGGATCCACACAGGCGAGAAACCTTACAAGTGTGATATCTGTGGCAAAGCATTCAGCTATAGTTCAGGCCTTGCAGTCCATAAAAGCATTCATCCTGGAAAGAAAGCCCATGAATGTAAAGACTGTGGCAAGTCCTTTAGTTATAACTCACTTCTTCTTCAGCATAAGACCATTCATACTGGAGAAAGACcttatgtatgtgatgtgtgtggcaAAACGTTCAGGAACAATTCAGGTCTCAAAGTCCATCGGAGACTCCATACTGGGGAAAAACCATATAAGTGTGATGTATGTGGGAAGGCCTATATCTCACGCTCAAGCcttaaaaatcacaaaggaatCCACATGGGGGAGAAGCCCTATAAATGCAGCTATTGTGAGAAATCTTTCAACTACAGTTCTGCCCTTGAACAACATAAAAGGATTCATACAAGGGAGAAGCCCTTTGGGTGTGATGAGTGTGGAAAAGCCTTCAGAAACAATTCAGGCCTTAAAGTACATAAGCGAATTCACACGGGGGAGAGACCTTACAAATGTGAAGAATGTGGAAAAGCCTACATCTCACTCTCAAGCCTTATAAATCATAAAAGTGTACACCCTGGGGAAAAGCCCTTTAAGTGTGATGAGTGTGAGAAAGCCTTCATCACATATAGAACACTTCTAAACCACAAAAAAATTCATCTTGGAGAAAAGCCCTATAAATGCGATGTGTGTGAGAAATCTTTTAACTACACCTCACTCCTTTCTCAACACAAAAGAGTTCATACTAGAGAGAAACCCTTTGAATGTGACAGGTGTGAGAAGGTCTTCAGAAACAACTCAAGCCTTAAAGTGCATAAAAGAAtacacactggggagaagccctATGAGTGTGACATATGTGGAAAAGCCTACATCTCACACTCAAGCCTTATTAACCATAAAAGTACACACCCTGGCAAGACGTCCTATACATGTGATGAATGTGGAAAAGCATTTTTCTCAAGCAGAACTCTTATAAGCCATAAGAGAGTCCATCTTGGGGAAAAACCCTTCAAGTGTGTTGAGTGTGGGAAGTCGTTCAGCTACAGCTCACTTCTTTCCCAACACAAGAGGATCCACACAGGGGAGAAACCTTATGTATGTGATTGGTGTGGGAAGGCATTCAGGAACAGCTCAGGCCTCACAGTACATAAAAGGATCCATACAGGGGAAAAACCCTATGGGTGTGATGAATGTGAAAAAGCATACATTTCACACTCAAGTCTTATTAATCATAAAAGTGTCCACCGTGGGAAGCAGCCCTATAATTGTGAGTGTGGGAAATCTTTCAATTACAGATCTGTCCTTGACCAACATAAAAGAATCCACACTGGAAAAAAGCCATATCGATGTAATGATTGTGGGAAGGCATTTAATATCAGGTCAAACCTTACCAAGCACAAAAGAATCCATACAGGAGAGGAATCTTTAAATATGGCAAATATGGAAAGTCATAGTGGCACATTCCAGAAGATGATCTACTATGAGGGAGGGAATTCTCTGGATGGGACCAGAATGCAGATGCCTTTGTGGGAGGCAGAGCATGCCAAGTCTCAAAGAaatcaaatagaagaaaaactttaTGAATATAAGAATTTCTGA